The nucleotide sequence ACGACCCGGACGGCCGCCCCACGCTGGCCGAGTACGTGACCGACCACGAGCAGCGGCTCTTCCACGTCGGGCGCCTCGACACCGAGACCGAGGGCCTGATCCTGCTCACCAACCACGGCGAGCTGTCGAACCGGCTCACGCATCCGCGCTACGAGGTGCGCAAGACGTACCTCGCCCAGATCCAGGGGCCGATCCCGCGCGACCTCGGCAAGCGCCTCAAGGCGGGCGTCGAGCTGGACGACGGCCTGGCGCGGGCGGACAGCTTCCGGATCATCGACCAACTCGGCAAGACGTACATGGTCGAAGTGGTGCTGCACGAGGGACGCAAGCACATCGTGCGCCGCATGCTCGCCGAACTCGGGTTCCCCGTCGAGCGGTTGGTCCGGACGAAGTTCGGCCCGATCCAGCTCGGCGACCAGCGCCCCGGCCGCACGCGGCGGCTGTCCAACGAGGAAATCGGGCTGCTGTTCCGCGAAGTGGGCCTGTGACGCCACCGGGTCGGTGAGCGGCCCGCGCCCGTTTCCGCGCCGTTCGCCGCGACGCCGTGTTCCGCGGGGTGCGGACGCGGGTGTTCTTATCGCGCGGACGCGGCTGCGCCACCGCGTCCCGGCTGCTACAAAGTTGCCAGGGTGCCGCTCCGCGTGGGGGCCGAGCCCGGGCGAGTGGTGCTGGGGGTGGCGTGGCGGCGGAAGACGCGAGCGGTGCGGTTCTCGACAGAATCGTCTACCGGTGGCAGGAACGGGACTTGCTGGGCGCGCGGGGGCTCGGGCCGCTCGCGGCGTCCCTGCCGCCGGACCGACTCGCCGCGTGGGCGCGGGAG is from Yinghuangia sp. ASG 101 and encodes:
- a CDS encoding pseudouridine synthase, whose translation is MAGTGRQGSGRGNYRGAGNNRDERAGGAPRGGGSGRAAGGRGGAGGGRGGSYASDPRRGGRPDRRPTTVHEGERSAREAQEGVRLQKVLAQAGIGSRRACEELIDLGRVEVDGRVVREQGLRVDPAKVEIKVDGLRIPTSSGEVYIALNKPSGVVSTMHDPDGRPTLAEYVTDHEQRLFHVGRLDTETEGLILLTNHGELSNRLTHPRYEVRKTYLAQIQGPIPRDLGKRLKAGVELDDGLARADSFRIIDQLGKTYMVEVVLHEGRKHIVRRMLAELGFPVERLVRTKFGPIQLGDQRPGRTRRLSNEEIGLLFREVGL